The following proteins are co-located in the bacterium genome:
- a CDS encoding phytase: protein MLRRVAVSLSVSAVTIFGQVPDTITVTPRLATTAVLTDADDPAIWIHPTRPERSLILGTDKGAAPNGGLYAWNLDGSLQQRLVLPRPNNVDVRRGVPLGGQLVDIAVVTMRADHELRVFAISPETRTLTEITTAGGIEVFKSPYGLTLYQRWHDRALFAIVSSKHDSTRSQLWQLRLQDDGSGRVQGTLVRQWGNHAGIIEGMVADDQLGYLYASEQGAGIHKYYADPDHGDEPLALFATEDGIAGNHKGLALYACPDGTGYLLLATPKDQALRLYPRDGEPGQPHRHRLLTTVRRTQGETGVSVEVTNFRTSNDFANGLLVWHDELGRRFSLIGWEEIARAFLHVCVAAVTSSGVADESAGAGIAGFALHQNHPNPFNPQTRIQFDLPAAGWVQLAVFDVLGRRLKTLQEGWLPAGAHAAWWDATDDRSQMAPSGTYYLRLHTEGFTETRKMTLLR from the coding sequence ATGCTTCGCCGAGTGGCCGTGAGTTTGAGCGTGAGCGCCGTCACCATCTTTGGGCAGGTTCCAGATACCATCACCGTGACACCGCGGTTGGCGACCACCGCCGTGCTCACCGACGCCGATGATCCGGCCATTTGGATTCACCCCACCCGCCCCGAGCGCAGCTTGATTCTGGGGACGGACAAGGGCGCGGCGCCCAATGGCGGCCTCTACGCGTGGAATCTCGACGGCTCGCTGCAGCAGCGGCTGGTGCTGCCTCGCCCGAACAACGTCGACGTACGCCGGGGCGTGCCACTGGGCGGACAATTGGTCGACATTGCGGTGGTCACCATGCGTGCCGATCATGAGCTGCGCGTGTTCGCGATCTCTCCTGAAACGCGCACGCTGACCGAGATCACCACGGCCGGCGGCATCGAGGTTTTCAAATCGCCCTACGGCCTCACGCTCTATCAGCGCTGGCATGATCGCGCCTTGTTTGCCATCGTCAGCAGCAAGCACGATTCCACCCGGTCGCAATTGTGGCAACTGCGTCTGCAAGATGACGGCAGCGGCCGCGTGCAGGGCACCCTGGTGCGGCAGTGGGGCAATCATGCCGGCATCATCGAAGGCATGGTCGCGGATGATCAATTGGGCTATCTCTACGCCTCCGAGCAGGGCGCCGGCATTCACAAGTATTACGCCGACCCGGACCACGGCGACGAACCGCTCGCCTTGTTTGCCACCGAAGACGGCATTGCCGGCAATCACAAAGGGCTGGCGCTCTATGCCTGTCCGGACGGCACCGGCTATTTGCTGCTGGCGACGCCCAAGGATCAGGCCCTTCGCCTCTATCCGCGCGACGGTGAGCCGGGACAGCCGCATCGCCACCGCCTGCTCACCACCGTGCGTCGCACGCAGGGGGAAACCGGCGTCAGTGTGGAGGTCACGAATTTCCGCACCTCGAACGACTTCGCCAACGGCCTGCTGGTCTGGCATGATGAACTCGGCCGCCGCTTTTCATTGATTGGTTGGGAGGAAATCGCGCGTGCGTTCTTGCACGTCTGTGTCGCTGCGGTCACCTCGTCGGGGGTCGCTGACGAAAGTGCCGGCGCGGGGATCGCAGGTTTTGCATTGCACCAAAACCATCCCAACCCCTTCAATCCGCAAACGCGGATTCAATTTGACCTGCCGGCCGCGGGTTGGGTGCAACTGGCGGTCTTCGATGTCCTGGGGCGGCGCCTCAAGACGTTGCAGGAGGGTTGGCTGCCCGCCGGCGCCCATGCGGCCTGGTGGGATGCCACGGACGACCGCAGCCAAATGGCGCCCAGCGGAACTTATTACCTGCGGCTGCACACGGAAGGATTCACCGAAACCCGCAAAATGACCTTGCTGCGTTAG
- a CDS encoding phytase, translating into MSSAKRLWLLGAGALCLLALAGTAASKLWQESTVIKVAPVTETEPVPSRGDAADDPAIWINRTNPALSTIIATDKDLGVGVYDLSGKELQFLRDGEINNIDLRPGFPLAGRTVDLVTGSNQSNNTIAIYQVNPDTRALEEAAAQPITTCAPYGSCMYRSSLSGKFYYFVNSREGDVEQWELSDNGAGKVAAQRVRAFNVGARPEGCVADDELGYLYLAVEKKGIWKFGAEPEAGEAYTVVDRTGWFGNLVPDVEGLALYDTKNGTGYLVASSQGESKYVIYRREGDNEFVAKFKIVAGNGIDEVTHTDGLEVVNFDFGPAFPEGLLVAQDDKNDKGRQNFKLVSWQAIAEDL; encoded by the coding sequence ATGTCATCTGCAAAACGTCTGTGGTTATTGGGGGCGGGTGCCTTGTGCTTGCTGGCACTCGCCGGAACGGCCGCCAGCAAATTGTGGCAGGAGAGCACCGTCATCAAGGTGGCGCCGGTGACCGAGACGGAGCCGGTGCCCTCACGGGGAGACGCGGCCGATGATCCGGCGATTTGGATCAACCGCACGAATCCGGCGCTGAGTACGATCATCGCGACGGACAAAGACCTGGGGGTCGGCGTTTATGATCTCTCCGGCAAGGAACTGCAATTCCTGCGCGACGGCGAGATTAACAACATCGACCTGCGTCCGGGCTTTCCCCTTGCCGGGCGCACGGTGGACTTGGTGACGGGCAGCAATCAGAGCAACAACACGATTGCGATCTACCAGGTCAATCCCGACACGCGCGCGCTGGAAGAGGCGGCGGCGCAGCCGATCACCACCTGCGCGCCCTATGGCTCCTGCATGTATCGCAGCAGCCTCTCCGGCAAGTTCTACTACTTTGTGAACTCGCGCGAGGGCGACGTCGAACAATGGGAATTGTCCGACAATGGCGCCGGTAAGGTGGCGGCGCAGCGCGTACGCGCCTTCAACGTCGGCGCGCGGCCCGAGGGCTGCGTGGCCGATGACGAGCTGGGTTACCTTTACCTTGCGGTGGAAAAGAAGGGCATCTGGAAATTCGGCGCCGAGCCGGAGGCCGGTGAGGCTTACACCGTGGTCGACCGCACCGGCTGGTTCGGCAATCTCGTGCCTGACGTCGAAGGCCTGGCCCTCTATGACACCAAAAACGGCACCGGTTATCTCGTGGCCTCCAGCCAGGGTGAAAGCAAATACGTGATCTATCGCCGCGAAGGCGACAACGAGTTCGTGGCCAAATTCAAGATTGTAGCGGGCAACGGCATCGACGAAGTCACTCACACCGACGGCTTGGAGGTGGTGAATTTTGATTTCGGCCCCGCCTTTCCCGAGGGTTTGCTGGTGGCGCAGGACGACAAAAACGACAAGGGCCGGCAGAATTTCAAACTGGTGTCGTGGCAGGCAATTGCCGAAGATCTGTAA
- a CDS encoding tandem-95 repeat protein: MRCAQTLLDCAHSNFFARAGLLAVTVVLLLAAAPAAAQECASTPIVTGYRDHNYGSSPYSEITASKPESKLWWNDGYWWGCLWSNATAQYRIHRFDRANQCWRDVGPVIDNRSKSLADALWDGQYLYVTSHLVSSSGPTRLYRYSYNSASQSYSLNSGFPVDINNENTEALTLAKDSSGQLWAAWTAGNKVKINRSVGDDYTWGSAFVLPVQGNNLASDDICALVAFGGNQIGVMWSNQVDRKTYFATHLDSKADTAWEPREEALADANLGAVADDHINLKVMPDEGGNVYAVTKTSLSGSSSPLIFLLKRDVNANWSRHIFGTKAEDHTRPLLLIDEEHRDLYIFAMSFKTSPRRIYMKKSSLDHIVLAGGLGTEFIHSATDSYVDNPTSTKQNLNSATGLLVLASDKNTKNYLHNYIDLGDGGGGEPGNVPPLANNDAATTPEDQAVAINVLGNDSDTDGSLNPGSVTVAAAPGHGTTAVNAANGVITYTPHADYYGSDSFTYTVRDNDGAISNAATVSVTIASRNDAPVANADAATTSENAAVTIAVLANDSDVDGSLQAASVTIVQDPIFGMITAIDPVSGAITYTPDQGYQGADEFAYTVEDNEGALSNAATVTLSVTGAGSGTVTFLVSDDAYVKSSSPAKNYGAETTLRLRSGDPIYNNYFKFNLTGLTGGVQSAKLRLFVTDGGPDGGALYAVSNFYKGTATPWNEAGITWNNAPAISGVPLVQSGAVGGGVWVEYDVTAAINGEGVYSFAMTTASTNSVYHSSRQGEHPPELLVAANGSSGGGEPGNQPPVANNDASDTAEDQAVTIAVLGNDEDADGTIAPGSVALATGPSHGTAVVNSATGEIHYTPAGNYFGEDDFTYTVRDDDGALSNAASVTVTITPVNDPPQAEDDSETTAADTAVEIDVLSNDSDVEGDLDPASVAIVASPGQGSIITIAPASGVITYAPAAGFSGSDQFTYSVQDNEGATSNTATVTVSVGSSTPATLTFEPSDDAMVKSSSPTKNYGNDSTLRLRAGDPQYYSFLKFTVTGVSGMIQSATLRLYVTDGSNDGGTVYLVSNAYRNSSTPWQESGITWNNAPAISGAPLAAATNAAAGTWVEYDVTSAVAGNSTYSFGMSSASTNSIYFSSKEAAFPPELVITTGAALPAGATATADQLVDIRLASEGGQPAEFYLAPAYPNPFNPATVIAYGLPEAAPVRLSIYNLFGQEVIKLVEGVQPAGSKQVHWNGRNQNGNTVSSGIYLIRLNAGAHQFIRRVTLLK; this comes from the coding sequence ATGCGTTGCGCGCAGACGCTGCTGGACTGTGCCCATTCAAACTTCTTCGCCCGTGCCGGCCTGCTGGCGGTGACGGTCGTGCTGCTGTTGGCCGCCGCCCCCGCCGCGGCGCAGGAATGTGCCTCGACCCCGATCGTCACGGGTTATCGGGATCACAACTACGGCAGCTCGCCTTACAGTGAAATCACCGCTTCCAAACCGGAAAGCAAATTGTGGTGGAATGACGGCTATTGGTGGGGATGCTTGTGGAGCAACGCGACGGCGCAGTATCGCATTCACCGTTTCGACCGCGCCAATCAATGCTGGCGCGACGTTGGGCCGGTGATCGACAATCGCAGCAAGAGTCTGGCAGATGCGCTGTGGGACGGCCAATATCTTTACGTCACCTCGCATCTGGTTTCGAGCAGCGGACCCACGCGCCTGTATCGCTATTCCTACAATTCCGCCAGCCAGAGCTACAGTTTGAACAGCGGTTTCCCGGTCGACATCAACAATGAAAACACCGAAGCGCTCACGCTCGCCAAAGATTCCAGCGGCCAGCTCTGGGCGGCGTGGACCGCGGGCAACAAGGTCAAGATCAACCGCTCCGTGGGCGACGACTACACCTGGGGCAGCGCCTTTGTGCTGCCGGTGCAGGGCAACAACCTGGCCTCGGATGACATTTGCGCGCTCGTCGCCTTCGGCGGCAACCAGATCGGCGTGATGTGGAGCAACCAGGTTGACCGGAAAACCTATTTTGCGACCCATCTCGACAGCAAGGCCGATACCGCCTGGGAGCCGCGCGAAGAGGCGCTGGCCGACGCCAATCTCGGCGCCGTCGCCGACGATCACATCAATCTGAAAGTGATGCCGGATGAAGGCGGCAATGTCTACGCGGTGACCAAAACCAGCTTGAGCGGCTCCAGCTCGCCTTTGATCTTTTTGTTGAAGCGCGACGTGAACGCCAACTGGTCGCGGCACATCTTCGGCACCAAGGCGGAAGATCACACCCGGCCTCTGCTGCTGATCGACGAAGAACATCGCGATCTTTACATTTTCGCGATGAGCTTCAAAACCTCGCCGCGCCGCATCTACATGAAGAAGAGCAGCCTCGATCACATTGTGCTCGCCGGCGGATTGGGCACGGAATTCATCCACAGCGCGACGGATTCCTATGTCGACAATCCCACTTCCACCAAGCAGAACCTGAACAGCGCCACCGGGCTGCTGGTGCTGGCGAGCGACAAGAATACCAAGAATTATCTGCACAACTACATCGATTTGGGTGACGGCGGCGGCGGTGAGCCGGGCAATGTGCCGCCGCTGGCAAACAATGATGCCGCCACCACGCCCGAAGATCAAGCGGTGGCCATCAACGTGCTCGGGAATGATTCCGATACCGACGGCAGTCTCAACCCGGGCAGCGTGACGGTGGCCGCGGCGCCGGGCCACGGCACGACTGCAGTCAACGCCGCCAACGGCGTGATCACCTACACCCCGCACGCCGATTACTACGGCTCCGATTCTTTCACCTACACGGTGCGCGACAATGACGGCGCCATTTCCAACGCCGCGACCGTGAGTGTGACCATCGCCAGCCGCAATGATGCGCCGGTGGCGAACGCGGACGCCGCCACCACCTCGGAAAACGCCGCAGTAACCATCGCCGTTTTGGCCAACGACTCGGACGTGGACGGCAGCCTGCAGGCCGCGAGTGTAACCATCGTGCAGGATCCGATCTTCGGAATGATCACGGCGATCGACCCGGTGAGCGGCGCGATCACCTACACGCCTGACCAAGGTTATCAAGGCGCAGATGAGTTTGCCTACACGGTGGAAGACAACGAAGGCGCGCTGTCGAATGCCGCAACGGTTACGCTTTCCGTGACCGGCGCAGGGTCCGGGACCGTGACTTTTCTGGTCAGCGACGATGCGTATGTGAAATCCTCGAGTCCGGCGAAGAACTATGGCGCCGAAACCACCTTGCGCTTGCGCAGCGGCGATCCGATTTACAACAACTATTTCAAATTCAACCTCACCGGTTTGACTGGCGGCGTGCAGAGTGCCAAGCTGCGGCTGTTCGTCACCGATGGCGGCCCCGACGGCGGCGCGCTTTACGCGGTTTCGAATTTCTACAAAGGCACTGCGACGCCGTGGAACGAAGCGGGCATCACCTGGAACAATGCGCCGGCAATCAGCGGAGTGCCGCTGGTGCAAAGCGGCGCGGTGGGCGGGGGTGTGTGGGTGGAATATGATGTCACCGCGGCCATCAACGGCGAGGGCGTTTACAGCTTCGCGATGACCACGGCCTCCACCAACAGCGTCTATCACAGCTCCCGCCAGGGCGAGCACCCGCCGGAGCTGTTGGTCGCGGCGAACGGCAGCAGCGGCGGCGGTGAACCCGGCAACCAGCCGCCGGTCGCCAACAACGATGCTTCCGATACGGCGGAAGATCAGGCCGTGACCATCGCCGTGCTCGGCAACGACGAAGATGCCGACGGCACGATCGCTCCCGGCAGCGTTGCCCTCGCCACCGGCCCGAGCCATGGCACAGCAGTGGTGAATTCCGCCACCGGTGAAATTCACTATACGCCGGCGGGCAACTACTTCGGCGAGGACGATTTCACTTACACGGTACGGGATGATGACGGCGCGCTCTCCAATGCCGCCAGCGTTACTGTAACCATCACGCCGGTGAATGATCCGCCGCAAGCCGAAGACGACAGCGAAACCACGGCGGCGGACACGGCAGTCGAGATCGATGTGCTCTCGAATGACAGTGACGTCGAAGGCGACCTTGATCCTGCCAGCGTCGCGATCGTGGCCTCGCCCGGCCAGGGCAGTATCATCACCATCGCTCCCGCCAGCGGCGTGATTACCTACGCGCCGGCAGCCGGATTCAGCGGCTCGGATCAATTCACCTATTCCGTGCAGGACAACGAAGGCGCCACCTCCAACACCGCGACGGTAACGGTCTCGGTGGGCAGCTCGACTCCGGCAACGCTGACGTTTGAGCCGAGCGATGACGCGATGGTAAAATCCTCGAGTCCAACGAAGAACTATGGCAACGACAGCACCCTGCGCCTGCGTGCGGGTGATCCGCAATACTACAGCTTTCTCAAATTCACGGTCACCGGCGTGAGCGGCATGATCCAATCGGCCACGCTGCGGCTGTATGTCACTGACGGCAGCAATGACGGCGGCACGGTCTATCTGGTGTCGAACGCCTATCGCAACAGCAGCACGCCGTGGCAGGAATCCGGCATCACCTGGAACAACGCGCCGGCGATCAGCGGCGCCCCGCTCGCAGCCGCGACCAATGCCGCCGCCGGCACCTGGGTCGAATATGACGTCACCAGCGCCGTCGCCGGCAACAGCACCTACAGCTTCGGCATGAGCAGCGCTTCGACCAACAGCATTTACTTCAGCTCCAAGGAAGCGGCATTTCCGCCGGAGCTGGTGATCACGACTGGCGCGGCTCTGCCTGCCGGGGCGACGGCCACCGCCGATCAGTTGGTTGACATTCGCCTGGCGAGCGAAGGCGGGCAACCGGCAGAGTTCTATCTCGCGCCGGCTTATCCCAATCCCTTCAATCCCGCGACGGTGATTGCGTATGGCCTGCCGGAGGCCGCACCGGTGCGCCTGTCCATCTACAACCTTTTCGGCCAGGAAGTGATCAAGCTGGTGGAGGGCGTGCAGCCCGCCGGAAGCAAACAAGTGCATTGGAACGGCAGGAATCAAAACGGCAACACGGTCAGCTCCGGCATTTATCTGATTCGTCTCAACGCCGGCGCGCATCAATTCATCCGCCGGGTGACGTTGCTCAAGTGA
- a CDS encoding hydroxyacid dehydrogenase: protein MKILIVSSIDPEAIDRLRQRHAVECAFNPPPALLREKIKDCAVIICRSGVELDAAALSCAPRLGLIVRAGSGFDNLDLEYIRTHNLRMVRIPGPGAQAVAEMTFALLLGLARRVVEADRLWRQGRWVKNEMIGNLLTGKTLGIVGCGNIGTRVGQLGVAWGMQVLGCVDSSSAKESERLREKGITLTNFAEVLRAADYLTVHVPLQNSTRYLINAAALAAMKPTAYLVNMARGGVVEEAALLAALQHKRLAGAALDVHEQEGEGKISPLAALSNVILTPHLGAMAADAQREIGRIAVQHIEAFEAEYHRR from the coding sequence ATGAAAATTCTGATTGTCAGTTCAATTGATCCCGAAGCCATTGACCGGTTGCGACAGCGCCACGCGGTGGAGTGCGCTTTCAATCCTCCGCCGGCGCTGCTGCGCGAAAAAATCAAGGATTGCGCGGTGATCATCTGCCGCAGCGGCGTCGAGCTTGATGCCGCGGCCCTGTCGTGCGCCCCGCGGCTGGGCTTGATCGTGCGCGCCGGCTCCGGATTCGACAATCTCGACCTCGAATACATTCGCACCCACAACCTCAGAATGGTGCGCATTCCCGGTCCCGGCGCACAAGCAGTCGCGGAAATGACCTTTGCCCTGCTGCTCGGACTGGCGCGCCGCGTGGTCGAAGCCGACCGGTTGTGGCGCCAGGGCCGATGGGTGAAGAATGAAATGATCGGCAATTTGTTGACCGGCAAAACCCTCGGCATTGTCGGTTGCGGCAACATCGGCACGCGGGTGGGACAGTTGGGCGTGGCCTGGGGCATGCAAGTACTCGGTTGCGTGGACTCCTCCTCCGCCAAGGAATCCGAACGCCTGCGGGAAAAAGGCATCACGCTCACCAATTTTGCGGAGGTACTTCGTGCCGCGGATTATCTAACCGTGCACGTACCGCTGCAGAATTCCACCCGCTACTTGATCAACGCGGCGGCGCTGGCGGCCATGAAGCCCACCGCCTATCTGGTCAACATGGCGCGCGGCGGCGTGGTGGAGGAAGCGGCATTGCTCGCGGCGCTGCAGCACAAGCGCCTGGCCGGCGCGGCGCTGGACGTCCACGAGCAGGAAGGCGAAGGCAAAATTTCGCCGCTGGCCGCTTTGTCGAATGTGATTCTCACGCCGCACCTCGGCGCGATGGCCGCGGATGCGCAGCGCGAGATCGGCCGCATTGCCGTTCAACACATTGAAGCCTTTGAAGCAGAATACCACCGCCGGTAG
- a CDS encoding carboxylate--amine ligase: MPAATTPLPHAIVIGLDCITGLQTARILARHRVPVIALAKDARHYCCRTRVCERILQVNTASDELVQALETLAPRLPHQAVLFPCTDMSVLLLSRHRQRLQNWFHFALPEAATVEMLMDKISFYTHAQQAGLPIPATFFLRNRAEAVAAAAQLHYPCILKPPMKTPVWEKNTKAKVYKAASGAELLALYERCSPWAEVLMAQEWIAGSDAQLYSCNCYFNAQAEPLVTFVARKLRQWPPETGTSCLGEECRNDEVLHQTLRLFRGVKYHGLGYVEMKQDVRTGRQYIIEPNIGRPTGRSAIAEAGGVELLYTAYCDLLGRPLPAQRTQIYRGVKWIYLRRDAQSAFHYWRRGELTLKDWWRSVRGRKGYAVFSWSDPLPFWSDLFRAFTLFPRRAGARKPAVAATAAPPPQPARLERIN; this comes from the coding sequence ATGCCCGCTGCAACAACACCTCTGCCGCACGCGATCGTCATCGGCTTGGATTGCATCACCGGTCTGCAGACCGCCCGGATTCTCGCCCGGCACCGCGTCCCGGTCATCGCGCTGGCCAAGGATGCCAGGCATTACTGCTGCCGCACCCGGGTGTGCGAGCGCATTCTGCAGGTCAACACGGCCTCGGACGAACTGGTGCAGGCGCTGGAGACACTGGCGCCGCGGCTGCCGCACCAGGCCGTGCTCTTTCCCTGCACCGACATGAGCGTGCTGTTGCTTTCGCGGCACCGCCAGCGGCTGCAAAACTGGTTTCACTTTGCGCTGCCCGAGGCCGCGACCGTGGAAATGCTGATGGACAAGATCAGCTTCTACACCCATGCGCAGCAGGCGGGCTTGCCCATTCCCGCGACCTTCTTTCTGCGCAATCGCGCGGAGGCCGTGGCCGCCGCGGCGCAGTTGCATTATCCCTGCATTCTCAAACCGCCGATGAAAACGCCGGTGTGGGAGAAGAACACCAAAGCCAAAGTCTACAAGGCGGCCAGCGGGGCCGAGTTGCTCGCGCTGTATGAGCGCTGCTCGCCCTGGGCGGAGGTGCTGATGGCGCAGGAATGGATTGCCGGCAGCGACGCGCAGCTCTATTCCTGCAATTGCTACTTCAACGCGCAGGCAGAACCACTGGTAACTTTCGTGGCACGCAAGCTGCGCCAGTGGCCGCCGGAAACCGGCACCAGTTGTCTGGGCGAGGAATGCCGCAACGACGAGGTGTTGCACCAGACACTGCGGCTGTTTCGCGGGGTGAAATATCACGGCCTGGGTTATGTCGAGATGAAGCAGGATGTTCGCACCGGCAGACAATATATCATCGAGCCGAATATTGGCCGGCCCACCGGCCGCTCGGCGATTGCCGAAGCCGGCGGCGTGGAGTTGCTCTACACCGCCTATTGCGATCTGCTCGGCCGGCCGCTGCCGGCGCAGCGCACGCAGATCTACCGCGGGGTGAAATGGATCTATTTGCGCCGCGATGCCCAGTCCGCCTTCCATTACTGGCGGCGGGGCGAGCTGACGCTCAAGGACTGGTGGCGCTCGGTGCGCGGCCGCAAGGGATATGCGGTGTTTTCCTGGAGCGATCCGCTGCCCTTCTGGAGCGATCTCTTTCGCGCTTTCACCCTGTTTCCGCGGCGCGCCGGCGCGCGCAAACCGGCCGTGGCCGCGACTGCCGCGCCGCCTCCGCAACCGGCGCGTTTGGAACGTATCAACTGA
- a CDS encoding isocitrate lyase/phosphoenolpyruvate mutase family protein: MNRAAKKRAALRAGLQAPQPVVAVGAHDAMSAQLIEQYGFDAIWVSGFGVSTMTYALPDLNLVTMTEALEAAVRMDAATNLPVVADCDNGFGGLTNVVRTVKEYERAGIAGICVEDNVFPKRNSLFSGEAKRELIPLAEQARRIRAAKQAQEARDFVFIARVEALIAGHGVAAACERADAYAEAGADAILIHSKDKTLREIEGFLQSWKGLGKIPLVAVPTLYPTFTVEQLHAKGFQMIILANQPMRAAVKAMEDTLRTLQEKRNAAAVDDHIAPVNHVFELVRTQETIALEEK, from the coding sequence ATGAACAGAGCTGCCAAGAAACGCGCGGCATTGCGCGCCGGATTGCAGGCCCCCCAGCCCGTGGTGGCGGTGGGCGCGCACGATGCCATGAGTGCACAATTGATCGAACAATACGGCTTTGACGCCATCTGGGTCAGCGGTTTTGGCGTCTCCACCATGACCTATGCCCTGCCGGACTTGAATCTGGTGACGATGACGGAAGCGCTGGAAGCGGCAGTGCGCATGGATGCCGCCACCAATCTGCCGGTGGTGGCGGATTGCGACAACGGCTTCGGCGGCCTGACCAACGTCGTGCGCACCGTGAAGGAATACGAACGCGCCGGCATTGCCGGCATTTGCGTGGAAGACAATGTCTTTCCCAAGCGCAACAGCCTGTTCTCCGGCGAGGCCAAGCGCGAGCTGATCCCCCTGGCCGAGCAGGCGCGCCGCATTCGGGCGGCGAAGCAGGCGCAGGAAGCGCGCGATTTCGTTTTCATCGCGCGCGTCGAAGCGTTGATTGCCGGACACGGCGTGGCGGCGGCCTGCGAGCGCGCCGACGCCTATGCCGAAGCCGGCGCGGATGCGATTCTGATTCATTCCAAAGACAAGACGCTGCGCGAAATCGAAGGCTTTCTGCAGAGCTGGAAGGGTCTGGGCAAGATTCCGCTGGTGGCGGTGCCCACGCTTTATCCCACGTTCACCGTCGAACAACTGCATGCCAAGGGTTTTCAAATGATCATCCTGGCGAATCAGCCCATGCGCGCGGCGGTCAAAGCCATGGAAGACACGCTGCGCACTTTGCAGGAAAAGCGCAATGCCGCGGCCGTGGATGATCACATCGCACCGGTGAATCACGTTTTCGAGCTGGTGCGGACGCAAGAGACCATCGCTCTCGAAGAAAAATAG
- a CDS encoding glycosyltransferase: protein MKVLYLTTEIPYPLTSGFLRHYHFLRSLGQKHKITYCSLTKKPRISPEALAALQPFTERIMIFGETRPREPLWVRWLGALPLVGAKPQKALRFRAAARAMKKAVRELLQREAFDVVMYSGKNTFPVIADLRGVPIVADCCDATSARVRGEMRHANFARRLWLLMRYLEVRRIEKRLVRKTPHLAFASRRDRALLLAGAENGEIIPQAVEVDFWRRLPEPRADNCIIFTGVMNYAPNHDAALFLLEHVWPRLQSLLPKLELVLAGRDPLPALKAAAQRIPNVTVTGFVDDLRPYLSRATLYVAPIRFASGVQNKILEALAMELPVVTTPVVAEGLRLGDGSAAPLRVAQSAPQFAAAIVELLQHPEECRRLAQAGRQFVEQHFVWPRNIAKLEALWLAAAGRNGAA from the coding sequence TTGAAAGTTCTCTACCTCACCACCGAGATTCCCTATCCTTTGACCAGCGGGTTTCTGCGGCACTATCATTTTCTGCGCAGCCTGGGGCAGAAACACAAAATCACCTATTGCTCGCTCACCAAAAAGCCGCGCATCTCCCCGGAAGCCCTCGCGGCGCTCCAGCCTTTTACCGAGAGAATCATGATTTTTGGCGAGACGCGACCGCGCGAGCCGCTGTGGGTGCGCTGGCTCGGCGCGCTGCCGCTGGTGGGCGCCAAACCGCAGAAGGCGCTGCGCTTCCGCGCAGCAGCGCGCGCCATGAAAAAAGCCGTGCGGGAATTGCTGCAGCGGGAAGCCTTCGACGTGGTGATGTACAGCGGCAAGAACACTTTTCCCGTGATCGCGGATCTGCGCGGCGTGCCGATCGTGGCGGATTGCTGTGATGCCACTTCGGCGCGGGTGCGTGGCGAGATGCGGCATGCCAACTTCGCCCGGCGGCTCTGGCTGCTCATGCGCTATCTCGAAGTGCGGCGGATCGAGAAGCGTCTGGTGCGGAAGACGCCGCATCTGGCGTTTGCCTCACGGCGCGATCGCGCGCTGCTGCTGGCGGGCGCGGAGAATGGCGAAATCATTCCGCAGGCGGTGGAGGTCGATTTCTGGCGCCGGCTGCCGGAGCCGCGAGCGGACAATTGCATCATTTTCACCGGCGTGATGAACTACGCGCCCAACCACGACGCCGCCCTGTTCCTGCTCGAACACGTTTGGCCGCGGTTGCAATCGCTGTTGCCGAAACTCGAGCTGGTGCTCGCCGGCCGCGATCCGTTGCCGGCCCTCAAGGCGGCGGCGCAACGAATCCCCAACGTCACGGTCACCGGCTTCGTCGATGACTTGCGGCCGTATCTCAGCCGCGCCACGCTCTATGTCGCGCCGATTCGTTTTGCTTCCGGCGTGCAAAACAAAATTCTCGAAGCGCTGGCGATGGAGCTGCCGGTGGTCACCACACCGGTGGTTGCCGAAGGCCTGCGCTTGGGTGACGGCAGCGCGGCGCCGCTGCGGGTGGCGCAGAGCGCGCCGCAATTCGCGGCCGCCATCGTTGAGCTGCTGCAACATCCCGAGGAGTGCCGGCGTCTGGCGCAGGCCGGCCGGCAATTCGTCGAGCAGCATTTTGTCTGGCCGCGCAATATCGCAAAACTCGAGGCACTGTGGCTGGCAGCGGCCGGCCGCAATGGTGCCGCGTGA